In Lotus japonicus ecotype B-129 chromosome 5, LjGifu_v1.2, one genomic interval encodes:
- the LOC130721250 gene encoding PRA1 family protein E-like, giving the protein MSSPRYSSLPSTSTSPSHYPFSRATNASNFPTRRPWEEFFTLHSLTRPYSLGEASLRVKHNLRHFLGNYTMVLLFILFVSLIWHPVSIIVFLAVFLAWFFLFFFRDRPVVVLSRTVDYRFILAALWVVTVVALVLTRVWLNVLVSLLVGAAVVGLHAVFRSTEDLYVDELDVSDGGLLSVVGGSPTKRTGYNRNLV; this is encoded by the coding sequence ATGTCTTCACCCCGTTACAGTTCCCTCCCTTCAACTTCAACCTCACCTTCCCACTACCCCTTCTCACGCGCCACCAACGCCTCCAATTTCCCCACGCGCCGCCCCTGGGAAGAATTCTTCACCCTCCACTCCCTCACCCGCCCTTACTCCCTCGGCGAAGCCTCCCTCCGCGTGAAGCACAACCTCCGCCACTTCCTCGGCAACTACACCATGGTCctcctcttcatcctcttcGTCTCCCTCATCTGGCACCCCGTCTCCATCATCGTCTTCCTCGCCGTCTTCCTCGCctggttcttcctcttcttcttccgcgACCGCCCTGTCGTTGTCCTCTCCCGCACCGTCGATTACCGTTTCATCCTCGCCGCGCTCTGGGTTGTTACCGTTGTTGCGCTCGTTCTCACCAGAGTTTGGCTCAATGTCCTCGTGTCGCTTCTCGTCGGTGCCGCGGTGGTTGGGTTGCACGCGGTTTTCCGGAGTACTGAGGATTTGTATGTTGATGAGTTGGATGTTTCTGATGGAGGTTTGCTCTCGGTTGTTGGTGGTAGTCCCACCAAGAGAACAGGGTACAATAGAAATTTAGTTTAG
- the LOC130720388 gene encoding GABA transporter 1-like isoform X3 yields the protein MQVASLGNNIAIQIAAGSSLKAVYKHYHKDGKLTLQHFILFFGMFELFLSQLPNIHSLRWVNALCTFSTIGFAGTAIGVTIYNGKKIDRTSVSYSLQGSSASKSFKAFNALGIIAFSFGDAMLPEIQNTVREPAKKNMYKSIAAAYTVIVLTYWQLAFSGYWAFGSEVQPYILASLSVPEWTVVMANLFAAIQICGCFQIYCRPTYTYFEERMRTSKSTSHFPLRNHLARLSFTSIYMILVTLIAAAMPFFGDFVSICGAIGFTPLDFVFPALAYLKAGNMAKNSKIGLLMRPLNILIATWFSIVAILGCIGAVRFIVEDIKNYKFFHDM from the exons ATG CAGGTAGCTTCTCTGGGAAATAACATTGCTATCCAGATTGCAGCTGGTAGCAGTCTTAAG GCAGTTTACAAGCACTATCACAAGGATGGAAAATTGACCCTGCAGCATTTCATTCTTTTCTTTGGAATGTTTGAGCTATTTCTCTCTCAGCTCCCTAATATTCACTCACTAAGATGGGTAAATGCACTGTGCACTTTCAGCACAATTGGCTTTGCTGGCACAGCAATTGGTGTTACCATTTACAATG GGAAGAAGATTGACAGAACATCAGTAAGTTATAGTTTGCAGGGAAGTTCTGCTTCTAAGTCTTTCAAAGCCTTCAATGCCCTTGGGATCATTGCCTTTTCATTTGGTGATGCAATGCTTCCAGAGATACAG AATACAGTGAGAGAACCTGCAAAAAAGAATATGTACAAAAGCATAGCAGCAGCATACACTGTCATTGTTTTGACTTACTGGCAGTTGGCCTTCTCTGGATACTGGGCTTTTGGATCAGAAGTTCAACCTTATATTTTGGCTTCTTTGTCTGTTCCTGAATGGACTGTTGTTATGGCAAATTTATTTGCAGCTATTCAAATATGTGGATGCTTTCAG ATATACTGCAGGCCAACATATACCTATTTTGAGGAAAGAATGAGGACCAGCAAATCTACCAGCCATTTTCCACTCAGAAATCACCTGGCAAGGCTTTCTTTTACTTCCATATACATGATCCTTGTTACTCTTATTGCTGCAGCTATGCCCTTCTTTGGAGATTTTGTGTCCATCTGCGGTGCAATCGGATTTACTCCCCTGGACTTTGTGTTCCCTGCTTTAGCATACCTTAAGGCTGGAAATATGGCCAAGAACTCCAAAATTGGTCTATTGATGAGGccattaaatattttaatagcTACCTGGTTCTCAATCGTTGCTATCTTGGGTTGCATTGGTGCTGTCAGATTCATAGTGGAAGATATCAAGAACTACAAGTTCTTCCATGATATGTGA
- the LOC130720388 gene encoding GABA transporter 1-like isoform X2: MGRSTLPIDISHAVFLQVASLGNNIAIQIAAGSSLKAVYKHYHKDGKLTLQHFILFFGMFELFLSQLPNIHSLRWVNALCTFSTIGFAGTAIGVTIYNGKKIDRTSVSYSLQGSSASKSFKAFNALGIIAFSFGDAMLPEIQNTVREPAKKNMYKSIAAAYTVIVLTYWQLAFSGYWAFGSEVQPYILASLSVPEWTVVMANLFAAIQICGCFQIYCRPTYTYFEERMRTSKSTSHFPLRNHLARLSFTSIYMILVTLIAAAMPFFGDFVSICGAIGFTPLDFVFPALAYLKAGNMAKNSKIGLLMRPLNILIATWFSIVAILGCIGAVRFIVEDIKNYKFFHDM; encoded by the exons ATGGGGAGAAGCACCTTACCTATCGACATCTCGCACGCAGTATTTTTG CAGGTAGCTTCTCTGGGAAATAACATTGCTATCCAGATTGCAGCTGGTAGCAGTCTTAAG GCAGTTTACAAGCACTATCACAAGGATGGAAAATTGACCCTGCAGCATTTCATTCTTTTCTTTGGAATGTTTGAGCTATTTCTCTCTCAGCTCCCTAATATTCACTCACTAAGATGGGTAAATGCACTGTGCACTTTCAGCACAATTGGCTTTGCTGGCACAGCAATTGGTGTTACCATTTACAATG GGAAGAAGATTGACAGAACATCAGTAAGTTATAGTTTGCAGGGAAGTTCTGCTTCTAAGTCTTTCAAAGCCTTCAATGCCCTTGGGATCATTGCCTTTTCATTTGGTGATGCAATGCTTCCAGAGATACAG AATACAGTGAGAGAACCTGCAAAAAAGAATATGTACAAAAGCATAGCAGCAGCATACACTGTCATTGTTTTGACTTACTGGCAGTTGGCCTTCTCTGGATACTGGGCTTTTGGATCAGAAGTTCAACCTTATATTTTGGCTTCTTTGTCTGTTCCTGAATGGACTGTTGTTATGGCAAATTTATTTGCAGCTATTCAAATATGTGGATGCTTTCAG ATATACTGCAGGCCAACATATACCTATTTTGAGGAAAGAATGAGGACCAGCAAATCTACCAGCCATTTTCCACTCAGAAATCACCTGGCAAGGCTTTCTTTTACTTCCATATACATGATCCTTGTTACTCTTATTGCTGCAGCTATGCCCTTCTTTGGAGATTTTGTGTCCATCTGCGGTGCAATCGGATTTACTCCCCTGGACTTTGTGTTCCCTGCTTTAGCATACCTTAAGGCTGGAAATATGGCCAAGAACTCCAAAATTGGTCTATTGATGAGGccattaaatattttaatagcTACCTGGTTCTCAATCGTTGCTATCTTGGGTTGCATTGGTGCTGTCAGATTCATAGTGGAAGATATCAAGAACTACAAGTTCTTCCATGATATGTGA
- the LOC130720388 gene encoding GABA transporter 1-like isoform X1, with the protein MLPPLLPPLLLMLPCLLLLLLSVGLLVSSLVSATLATWYSSFLIASLWKWNGEKHLTYRHLARSIFGFWGFWSISFFQQVASLGNNIAIQIAAGSSLKAVYKHYHKDGKLTLQHFILFFGMFELFLSQLPNIHSLRWVNALCTFSTIGFAGTAIGVTIYNGKKIDRTSVSYSLQGSSASKSFKAFNALGIIAFSFGDAMLPEIQNTVREPAKKNMYKSIAAAYTVIVLTYWQLAFSGYWAFGSEVQPYILASLSVPEWTVVMANLFAAIQICGCFQIYCRPTYTYFEERMRTSKSTSHFPLRNHLARLSFTSIYMILVTLIAAAMPFFGDFVSICGAIGFTPLDFVFPALAYLKAGNMAKNSKIGLLMRPLNILIATWFSIVAILGCIGAVRFIVEDIKNYKFFHDM; encoded by the exons ATGTTGCCACCACTATTGCCACCCCTGCTGCTTATGCTCCCTTGCCTTTTGCTCTTGCTTCTCTCGGTTGGCCTCTTG GTGAGTAGTTTGGTGAGTGCAACCCTAGCCACCTGGTACTCTAGCTTTTTGATCGCTTCTTTATGGAAATGGAATGGGGAGAAGCACCTTACCTATCGACATCTCGCACGCAGTATTTTTG GATTTTGGGGCTTCTGGTCTATTTCCTTTTTCCAGCAGGTAGCTTCTCTGGGAAATAACATTGCTATCCAGATTGCAGCTGGTAGCAGTCTTAAG GCAGTTTACAAGCACTATCACAAGGATGGAAAATTGACCCTGCAGCATTTCATTCTTTTCTTTGGAATGTTTGAGCTATTTCTCTCTCAGCTCCCTAATATTCACTCACTAAGATGGGTAAATGCACTGTGCACTTTCAGCACAATTGGCTTTGCTGGCACAGCAATTGGTGTTACCATTTACAATG GGAAGAAGATTGACAGAACATCAGTAAGTTATAGTTTGCAGGGAAGTTCTGCTTCTAAGTCTTTCAAAGCCTTCAATGCCCTTGGGATCATTGCCTTTTCATTTGGTGATGCAATGCTTCCAGAGATACAG AATACAGTGAGAGAACCTGCAAAAAAGAATATGTACAAAAGCATAGCAGCAGCATACACTGTCATTGTTTTGACTTACTGGCAGTTGGCCTTCTCTGGATACTGGGCTTTTGGATCAGAAGTTCAACCTTATATTTTGGCTTCTTTGTCTGTTCCTGAATGGACTGTTGTTATGGCAAATTTATTTGCAGCTATTCAAATATGTGGATGCTTTCAG ATATACTGCAGGCCAACATATACCTATTTTGAGGAAAGAATGAGGACCAGCAAATCTACCAGCCATTTTCCACTCAGAAATCACCTGGCAAGGCTTTCTTTTACTTCCATATACATGATCCTTGTTACTCTTATTGCTGCAGCTATGCCCTTCTTTGGAGATTTTGTGTCCATCTGCGGTGCAATCGGATTTACTCCCCTGGACTTTGTGTTCCCTGCTTTAGCATACCTTAAGGCTGGAAATATGGCCAAGAACTCCAAAATTGGTCTATTGATGAGGccattaaatattttaatagcTACCTGGTTCTCAATCGTTGCTATCTTGGGTTGCATTGGTGCTGTCAGATTCATAGTGGAAGATATCAAGAACTACAAGTTCTTCCATGATATGTGA